Proteins encoded in a region of the Bacteroidota bacterium genome:
- the moaC gene encoding cyclic pyranopterin monophosphate synthase MoaC, which translates to MANVPTFTHLDPTGGVKMVDIAEKPASVRTAVASGRVLVGETVFQMIQENKVRKGDVLSIAQIAGIMGAKQTSKLIPLCHDVALKGVDVVLTLEETDFAVDIKAFTKTLGSTGVEMEALTAVSVAALTVYDMCKSVTKGIRITDVHLLAKTGGQSGDYRKEDN; encoded by the coding sequence ATGGCAAATGTACCGACATTCACACACTTGGACCCAACAGGAGGTGTAAAGATGGTTGACATTGCTGAGAAGCCAGCATCAGTAAGAACTGCAGTAGCCAGTGGACGCGTGCTTGTTGGTGAAACTGTTTTTCAGATGATCCAGGAAAACAAGGTGCGCAAAGGTGATGTGCTTTCTATCGCGCAAATTGCCGGCATCATGGGTGCCAAGCAAACCAGCAAGCTCATTCCCCTGTGTCACGACGTCGCTTTAAAAGGCGTTGATGTTGTACTTACGCTGGAAGAAACCGATTTTGCAGTTGATATTAAGGCGTTTACTAAAACGCTTGGCAGCACCGGTGTCGAAATGGAAGCACTGACCGCTGTGTCGGTAGCTGCGCTCACCGTTTACGACATGTGTAAGTCTGTTACCAAAGGCATTCGTATCACTGACGTTCATCTGTTGGCTAAAACAGGTGGACAGAGTGGTGATTATAGAAAAGA
- the dtd gene encoding D-aminoacyl-tRNA deacylase: MVALIQRVKEASVTVEGEVTGAIRQGLLILLGVHVSDTLAEMAWVAKKCANLRIFQDDAGKMNRSVIDVGGEVLVVSQFTLYGNTAKGNRPSFVASARPEQAIPLYEAFIDEMAGHINQPVACGIFGAMMDVKLVNDGPVTLWVEKKATATEPGNE; this comes from the coding sequence ATGGTTGCCCTGATACAGCGGGTCAAAGAAGCTTCCGTTACGGTGGAGGGTGAAGTAACGGGTGCTATTCGGCAAGGGTTGTTAATATTGCTTGGTGTTCACGTATCAGATACGCTTGCCGAGATGGCCTGGGTGGCAAAAAAATGTGCCAACCTGCGCATCTTCCAGGACGATGCCGGCAAAATGAATCGGTCTGTCATCGATGTAGGAGGCGAAGTGCTTGTGGTGTCACAGTTTACCCTTTATGGTAATACCGCAAAAGGTAACCGGCCATCGTTTGTCGCGTCCGCACGACCGGAACAGGCCATACCATTGTATGAGGCGTTTATCGATGAAATGGCCGGCCACATAAACCAGCCTGTAGCCTGTGGTATTTTTGGGGCGATGATGGATGTGAAACTGGTAAATGATGGCCCTGTAACCCTGTGGGTTGAAAAAAAAGCCACCGCAACCGAACCCGGCAACGAATAA
- the rdgB gene encoding RdgB/HAM1 family non-canonical purine NTP pyrophosphatase gives MQLVIATKNKGKKHEIEALLATLPVEIFALTDFPEVPDVVEDADTLEGNAAKKALASLAHFEMPALADDTGLEVDALDGRPGVYSARYAGEDGNAVANRALLCKELKGTVNRTARFRTVMAYADGTSVHYFEGVCEGRILDHEVGTGGFGYDPLFVPDGYEQTFAEMSPDLKNSISHRGQALMRFVAFLKEQHRP, from the coding sequence ATGCAACTGGTCATTGCTACAAAGAATAAAGGGAAGAAGCACGAAATCGAAGCCCTGCTGGCAACACTGCCCGTTGAGATCTTTGCACTAACAGATTTTCCCGAAGTCCCTGACGTCGTTGAAGACGCCGATACACTCGAAGGAAATGCTGCCAAAAAGGCGCTGGCATCACTGGCGCATTTTGAAATGCCGGCGCTCGCAGATGATACGGGGCTCGAGGTAGATGCGTTGGATGGTCGACCCGGTGTATATTCAGCGCGCTATGCCGGCGAAGACGGCAACGCGGTTGCAAACCGGGCCCTGCTTTGTAAAGAACTGAAAGGCACTGTAAATCGAACCGCACGCTTCCGAACCGTGATGGCTTATGCGGATGGCACGTCTGTGCATTACTTTGAGGGCGTTTGTGAAGGAAGAATCCTTGACCACGAAGTAGGGACCGGCGGTTTCGGGTACGATCCGCTTTTTGTCCCGGACGGGTACGAACAAACATTTGCTGAAATGTCCCCTGATTTGAAAAACAGCATCAGCCACAGAGGGCAGGCGCTGATGCGTTTTGTTGCGTTCCTCAAAGAACAGCACAGGCCATAG
- the rpsU gene encoding 30S ribosomal protein S21, which produces MAVGIKVRDNESIDRALRRFKRAVNRSRVLRMYRANMAYTKPSEERRVAREKAARASRKRSRQY; this is translated from the coding sequence TTGGCAGTTGGTATTAAAGTAAGAGACAACGAGTCAATCGACCGCGCACTTCGCCGCTTCAAACGTGCTGTTAACCGTAGCCGTGTACTTCGCATGTACCGCGCTAACATGGCATACACAAAGCCTTCAGAAGAACGCCGCGTAGCCCGCGAAAAAGCAGCGCGTGCTTCTAGAAAGCGTTCTCGCCAGTACTAG